The Chionomys nivalis chromosome 1, mChiNiv1.1, whole genome shotgun sequence sequence CTGATGCTcttcctcatatctacaataaaaccttCTCCTCAAATCTACCTTGGAATGGTCATGTACTCACTTTATTCACTGACCAAACTAATCtatgttctgctcctgtaaccccacCTCTTCCACCTGTCATGATCACTATTTGGAAACTCCCCACCCTGGACTTTATAAAAATCTTGTCTCCCTCACCTCCCATGCTGACATCTCAAACCCCATCTCAGGGGAGGCAGTTCgtgaacacaaataaaaaagcatgctttaattaattaatttgatcTTGAAGATTTGAGTAAGTGATCTTTCTCCCCAAGGCTTAGGATTAGTATGTACTGTAAATAAGATAATTGAAACTACTAACACAAAGTAATTTCCATAGgacaaaaatttatttatttatttatttatttgagaaatagTGTCACACTGTTTATCTGAAATTAAATGGATTGAAACAAAAGGGGAACTAAATGAACTATGAATAGAACACAGAGAAATGTTATTTTACTGGATTTTATGATTGTAATTCACGTTTATGATATGAGTACAAACCCATAGCAAACACTTATTTAATTTAGAATCACCCACAGTCCTCCAAATACCTGTAGGTATAGTCCTCTCTGATAATGTTATCTCTGATGTCACCACGGATTAGGTGctgattttgataattttataagaTAAAGAAATGAGGCTGCAGCTGTAGATGACATGTTACAGAGCTCTCATAACTGCTTTGACACAGTCTCTACACAAGCTGTGAGATGACTGGACACTGTAAAGCATAGCTGTAGGGCTTGCTACAAATCCACTTCCTATGTGTGTAGTCCCTGCCACTGCTGATCCCATTGTCACTCAGGTAGGCATGTTCTCCTTCTCCTCGGATGGGAatcctaaaacaaaaaacaaacaaaatgtctgCAGAGTCGGCCACTGCATTCCCCCAGCAATGATATCTCACTTATGTTCACTGCTTGTTTATAGCACGAATCACAGAAAGGCAGAGGCCATGAGGAATCACCAGCGCTAGTGTTACACTCAGAGACTTTTCCACTCTCAGGGTCCCATTTGGTGAGCACACCTTTGTCACTCATCTACATTGGACCCTGTACTGTGTGTTCAAAGCATTTGACTGGTGCTCTCTGCCATGTTCACATGATCTTCATTCAGCCATGGGTAGCATCCAAAGGTAGTTTTCAATTCTATCTTGAAGTAAATGCTAAAGGTCTTTAGTAATGGACATTCACCATTCCAGAGAAATGGGACTATTCAAAATGGCTATGCTCATAACAAGTGCTGTCTTGGGTGTTCTTTGATGATGAGACTTTAGAGAAGGATCCCAATGTCCGAGGAGTCTGCTTCAGTGATAAGAGCAACTGTGCACACAGCTATCTGACAAGTCCTGTCCAGCAGTTGTGTGGTGACTTCCTGGGGTTTCAGACCCCTTAGTGGTCATCAGCAGTTCTGTCTGCATTCCACAAGGGCAGTTAGCAGCAAGGAGAgatttccaagtgctgagagcaGACAGCATCTTCCCCAGATGCCATCATCAGGATAAAGATTTGGAGTGAAACAACACTAGGTGACTCTGACAGATGTGAATTTACCAGGTTGTGGATACTGGGGACTCCATGTAACACACAATCAGACCCAAGGCACACCTCAAACCCAAGggtttttctctttccagttaCATTTTCTTCACATTACTCAGCCTTTCACCTTTCACAACCACAATTCACACAATCACAGCACATGaacacagtaggaggaaaagCATTCTGAACACATACAAGTTGTTATATTCAGTGTTGTCTGTCCACATCCAAGGCTGCTCTGATGACTCTCTGTGCAGGCTGATCCAGGCAGCAGAATCCCCCTTTAATCTATTCAGGAAATTCTgtcaaaaacacagaaagcaaatacATGTGTCTTTCAGTTCCAGATGAGCTTTGAGTCTCTGTCCTACAGCCTCCTCTCCAGATGGCAGCTGGTTTGAACTGGGGGTCATCAACTGTGGAGCCTAATAACCCTCAGTTCTCAGTAGATGCATTTTCCTATCATAACCCATAACACACTGACAACCACCCATCCTTCTGTCGCCGAGAAGGGCCCTCGTTGAGTCTGTATTTACAGTTAGTAACAGTTGTCACCTTAAGTTTGCAACACCTGCCAGCTCCGACAAAGACTTGCATGACCACCAAGATTCTCAAACGTATATTGGGCCTTGCACGTTGACTATTAGCATTACAGATGAGAATATCCTTGGAATGTCTCAGGGCTACAGCCAGATGTGTTACCATCACAAATGGCACATGCTAATGTGTGTCCCATGTCCCCCAGTACCTAGGGTGGGAATCTTCCTCATGTTTTGAGTTTAAGCTCTCTTTCTCAAGGCAATACATATTCCAcaggaacaaacaacaaaccaactcCCGATCCTTTCTTACCAACTCCTCCAGACTGTCAAAGTGAGTAAGATGGGCCCCCAGCTCCATGCAGGAGGTCTGGCTGGATGTCCAGTTACTTGtgtgttcagaaaaataaaaacatttacttccaAATGCAATCCAGTCTCTTGGGCACGTGGCATAGCCAGCTTCAGGACTTGCAAtggccttttcttcctttctcactaGAATGTGCACAGTGCAAATACATATCATAGATAAACATTTCCATGTCTTGGTTCTTGGCTAACCGTTCAATCACTGTTTTGAGGTGTGTGTTTAGACTGTACCTTTCATTACTGATTGCTAAGAGACTCTTCTTAGCATGGTGGTCTCCCATCAACAAGCTTCATGTGGGACTCTAAGGAAATGTTtctcttgtttgtattttgagtttGGGGACAGAATCTCTACATGTCCCCCTGCCTGActtggatctcactctgtagactgtacTTGTATGAGTTTTGTAATAATCCACCTGGCTGTGCCTCCTAACAGCAGGGACTGAAGACACCATAGCCTGAACAAAATCATAGTTCCCCCATGAGTACTCTCCCTGATTGCTAGGATCCTACAGATGATTTCCTATGATCCTGCTTCACATCctgcttttatttaattaattagatttaaaaaataccaatccaagttcccactccctctcttccttccattccctccacacatcctcccatGCCCTCAAGTCCTCAGAAatggtaagacacattgctttgtggaagttccaaggctctccctactatatctcgGCTGTGCAAGATATTAAATCCAAAGAGATTTGgttcccaaaaggccagtacatgcaatagggatTAATcatggtgtcactgccagtggcccctcagtctgccctagccatacaactgtcaaccacattcagagggactaatttggtcctatgcttgttccttcccagcccagctggagttggtgagatcccattagctcagtagattgtttcagtgggtgaactcaTGGTCTTGGAGCATGGGGGTAAggtgagaaggaaaggggagggttgaggagaacttgagggaatggtaTAGTCAAGATCGAGGAAGGACAGACGAGAGCAAGGAAaagtatcttgattgaggaagtcattatagggttagcagaaactgACTCTAAtttccagaaatccacaaggcTGATTccatctaagaccctaagcaatagaggagaggggcaCAATCTTGATTTCCCTCTAGTCAGACTGaggaatatcttaaatatcaccatagaactttcatccagcaactgacagaaacagaaacagaaacccacaCAGGAGCACTGGATTAAGCTGCctaagtccagttgaagagtgggaggaatgagaacacATCCTGCTTTTGTAATGACCAAATAAAGACTCCTCACTTCTCTGAATTTAAACTATGGAGAAATACTAGCATGCAAAACAAGGCATGGTCAAATAATTTTTTGATACCAAAACTTTGATTAAGGCATTCCTGTtatcatgtgcacatacattaaATCCACATGAATGTGTGCTGGCTCTCATTAGAGGCTGTCAGAATGGCAATTATCAAGAAATCTCACAACAGATGTCAGAACTCTGCAGAAATAGGGACGCTTATTTATTGTTCATGGGAGTATAAACTGAAACATCCAGTATGGAGGGTCctttaaaaagttacaaatagggggctggagagatggctcagtggctaagagcactgcttgttcttccaaaggtcctgagttcaatttccagcaaccacatgatggctcacagctatctgtagtgatatctagtgccctcttctggcctggaggtatactgagaatactgtatatataattaataaataaataaataaataaatctttttttaaaaaaaaaagttacaaatagACCTTTGGTGACTCAGCTAtgccactcctgggaatatatgAGAGAACACTACACCATAACACAGAGACCTGCACATCCGTGTCTACTGCTGCCCTGTGTACAATAGGAGCAAAATAGACCtgacctagatgtccatcaactgaggaacacataatgaaaatgtggtgcatgTGTAACACAGAAAGTTATCCAgtcataaagaaatagaaacttgTAGAAAAGTGGGGGGTGTACAAAGTATAATACTAAATAAGGTCACACAAACTCAGCAAGAAGGAGACCCCATGTGCTCCCTCATATGCTTGCCCCAGGCTATAATGTACAGTGTGAACAGCTGTGAGAGTGGGCATGGAGTTACATGTAAAAGGGAGAACAAGGAAGGGTGACATAAGGTGACAAGGAAGCCCAGGATTAGAGCAGAGGCCAAATTCATAAAAGGTTATAAAAAGCATTACATTTCTAGTTTCAACTTTGCTGGGTTTTTTCTACTTTGTGGCTGATAAGCGtgtaaaaatgtaaatacaaagaaaatataaaaccataACCAAAGCTCTGTGGCTTTAGATTGGCTCTCCTAACTGGGTAGAAGTTCAGTGAGATGCACAGGGCTTGGGACTTGGTCAGTGTTTGAGTGATTATGTTAATGGAGCAGGGTGACGTGTTCGTTTGTGAGTCCATAACAACagagtgattgtgtgtgtgtgtaagaatttCTGAATGCAGGACTGATTAGaaaaaatgactttttctttcataactttgcctttttcttcctttaacagATAAGAATGACTACATGGCTCCTTGGAAGGGATTCTGAGGATAGAAATAAATGATTtgataagaaatattaaatactagAAATACGATCACATATTTATTTTCAGTGGAGGGCAATTTGTTGTACTGTTTCCAGTTCTTATACTCACTACCATGAGGCattaatgaaaagaacaaatgcaACAGGCCCTGAGGTGACTGTTACTTAGATCCACATGACTGTTTAGATTATACATACTAAGTCTTGTGGGCAAAAGTTTGTTTGTGTTTAGACTTGTACATTAGTCACTGACATGATTAAAGttgattttataaaacaatatcaTGAATCATTAGCTATGGCAGGGAAGCTGTACAAGACTTTAGCACATTATTCTGAATAGTCTAAAACTAAAAGCTGAGGAACAGCGTATTTCTGGAtcattctatttaatattttcagaccaTAGGTGAAGATATTAACTGAAACCATGAATCATGAAGTGGTGGAGTGTTCTGTACCTTCCCCAACCATATTACTCTTCACTGCCCTCACTGCCCCTAGCTGTAGCAGCTTCCTTGAAGCTCCtacttgggtttttttcttcttgtgttcTGCCTAAATTGTTCCCCCAGGATGACATGTCTCCTGCATCTCTCTAGATTGATTCTTCTTCCCAGGGATGCTGAGCCTGACCTCCTGTGCACACCACAGCCTGTGCTGTTCCTTCACTGCATCTTCCTGCTAGACCCTAAGTTCCCAGAGAACAGGAATTTCCAGtgtgttctctctcctgcccttcccACAGTGCCTGGCTCACAGAGGTCAGTAAGTGTAACCGACAGTGTGGATGTGGACAGAATGCTGCAGGATCTGGAGATGTCACTCACCTGACAATGACAGAACAATAGAAAGTACAATCACAGCTCCACTGAGGACGATGATCACTGCATAGCAGCAGTGACACCCAGCAGGAGACACGGGGGAGACGGTTCTGAGACTTTGTCCTTGGAACTCTTTCTCTGTGAAACATGAATATAAGAATGCCAACTTCaagaattaaggaaaataaaagaaacttacaaCAAAAACCCACTTTACAATCACCTACAAGTACCTGAAAGAGTGCTTCTTCCTTCATAGAAGACCTGGTCCATAAAGGATGGCCATGGTGAAAAGAAGACCAGAGATGCCAGAAACACGACTTGACCCAGGGTCTTCCAGTTACTGAACTAAGAGTAATCGACTACCTAACCTTGAGGATCCCATGGATCTCAGATCTCACTCTCATGGAAGAATGGACCACGCATCCCATGCCATGTGGGTAGATGAGCAAATGTCCACACCACGAGAGTGGATGAAATAAAATACCTGCTGGAAGAAACTGGATGCAACCTTTCTAGGGGCAAAAATGTCATCAATAGTCCAGAAGCTGAGACTTACTGTCCAGTGCCTTGTGTGTGGTGACAGCTGTGGTACACTTGAAGGAGGCATTGTGTGGATGCAGGAATGGACTAAAGTGCCCGTGGTCCACAATTCCAGGAACACACTGCTCTTCCACGAACCCCATGGCCACCTTTACGTGGCATACCGCCCATTCACAGGTCTTTCTGGCCAGAACACAAGAGTCTCAGGTAAGCCCTTCCCTGTGGAGGGAGCCCCACCCCGGGAAGTGCTCTGAGGCTTTTTCCCAGAGTCCCCCTGCCCCTGGGCTCTCACCTGTCATCTCCTGaagtgtaacacccgattctgtgttacaccctcggtacagttcatGCGCCACTGTACCTTACgagagtcgggcaagggcctggagattgaacacacaaagagaccagggtcattcgaaaggagatcagctgagTGCCaatttattcagacttggggaagtccttaagtacctaactgctgcacaaggacctccgcccaggcaggtggaaaattaccataccaacaaaggccaatgccctacagctaaccaccgggggggggggggggggggggggggggggggggagcactggaacaaacaggatgcttagttagctgaccagaaactgtcctcgagATGCACCCAGAaacaagggcagacccgggccctacactgAAGCTTGTCATTGTCCCCGTTGATGGACAAGGACAAGTCCTCAGACATGACAGCCACTGAGCCTGCTTCCGTGATCCCCCATTCACCAGGCTCTCAGGACCAACTTGACCAGGTCTCCTCCAGCAACTCCAACAGGTGTGGCGCCACAGACCACGCCTACAGCACAACCTGTCTAGTACTTCAAGGTTACTCCTCTATAAGGGAACAAACTCAGGCGGCTGCTCCCCACAGGCTGACAGATTGTGTGGTGCTGTTATCTTGAGGCCTTCATCTCACCCCTTCCCCCAGTGCCTTGTGCCACCACTCAAAGCCTCCAGCTGCCTTCTCAGGTGTGGATGGAGTGGCAGAGAGcgagggaggagcagagggaagaaaTGCTCAGGAAGGAAGGCATCTGAAAGCAAAAGAGAGCAAATGTTGGGTTCAGGGGGAGTTGCGCAACAATGGAGACAGACCACctaagtctaataaaccagaagcaaactttattccagataccagattccaggaaaaccagaagcaaacttaaaaataaaaaaataaaaaaacaccatggagcacagaagcttatcagctagctgagaccacagtcaGAGATGGTGTTTATTAGGGTGTGGCAAAAGGTAAGTTTTGAACCcacctttttatagtaggggcaccaagcattaggtctgaacaaaggaatttttatgatctttCCAACACTTGGGTCAATCAATGGAGATCCTAAGGGGGGGTGAGTGGGTTCTAAcgtcaatgggtaactaggcagctATCATGAATTATGTTTCAGAGGAAATTACAGTGAAAGTCACCagttgcaaaacaaacaaacaaaccgatGTCTTTAACAACTAGTCAAAAATGGGACTGCTAGTAATAGAAGAGGGTTAATAAATTAGAATAATTGGTTCTTAAGCTGGGAACTTAGAAGATAACAGAAAGTTTTTCACACTATCTCAGggtaaaactcagatactgaCTGCCATACTTTATAACCTCCATTATCAGAGCTCATTAGTTAAACCAGGTATTTGTGCTGTGGtcgctgtctctcctggtacctccaGGGAGTGTATACTGGAGCCCCATGCCTCCCCTTTGATGATGCCAGTTTCCAAAAACAGAGACAGTGCCTAACCCAGGGGTCACGTAtttctgtctcctaaaggttaatTCAGTTCATATTCGTCGTTTATCAGGGATGGCCAGGACAttactctcagtttgcagagagaagctCCGGCCAATAGAACAGCCAGTGTTAGGAAATTTTTTAACACGAGCTCTCTGCCAaagcaaaattcccaatcaagccaaattaaaggatatccaggtttaatgggattcctgcactctcaGGTGGCCCCAAGCGGAACCAGGAAGTCAGGAATGGGGCCACAGAGGGGAGTGTTGGGGAGGGttaggggggtggggggggatgggggggttggtggtggggggtagggggtgggggtgggggtggggggtggcacGAAGGGACTTTCCCAGGGAGAAGTTGAAATATactgggggagtggtcaagattttggctggctacctctggaggccagagactgggatTTACAGCcaggtgtaaaatgaaatgatCTGAGAGAGGCTTCTTAAGCAtctgagaaaatagctcactgTGAATGATTGATCCTTCAaatgctgagaaagctgctgagagTCTTTTCTCATTCCCCtagacttataactttatatttctttatttcacattcttatttctggaatctaaatttttattttattattcttggactcttcacaAACTGACATATATACAAACAGAGCACTCatatgaggtaaaaaaaaaacgGGGGGTAATTTTTGTCTTAGGTATAACAGGaataagagtaaaataaaaatagggaaaggaaaaataaggaGACATGTAAGAGGAGCATCAGGGAAGAGGTAAAAGGAATAATA is a genomic window containing:
- the LOC130886499 gene encoding C-type lectin domain family 2 member E-like gives rise to the protein MGFVEEQCVPGIVDHGHFSPFLHPHNASFKCTTAVTTHKALDKKEFQGQSLRTVSPVSPAGCHCCYAVIIVLSGAVIVLSIVLSLSVRKEEKAIASPEAGYATCPRDWIAFGSKCFYFSEHTSNWTSSQTSCMELGAHLTHFDSLEELNFLNRLKGDSAAWISLHRESSEQPWMWTDNTEYNNLIPIRGEGEHAYLSDNGISSGRDYTHRKWICSKPYSYALQCPVISQLV